The Alphaproteobacteria bacterium genome contains a region encoding:
- a CDS encoding IS1 family transposase, whose translation MNKLPLQTRVQVLSMLCEGSSMGSISRVCDVSINTVSKLLIDAGKACAVFHDATVQGVKSRRVQVDEIWSFTYAKQKNVPHAKRQDLAYGDTWTWTAIDAESKLIVSWLVGGRDSDYAMAFMDDQRSRLANRVQLASDGHRAYLEAVEGAFGGDVDYAQLVKLYGQAPESMKGRYSPAECIGARKERIEGSPDPKHISTSFAERQNLTMRMQIRRFTRLTNTFSKKFENHMHMVALYTVWYNFVKQHKTLKGLSPAMAAGVSETLWSVTDLANMIDATLPKSGKRGPYRQTTQGSFL comes from the coding sequence ATGAACAAGCTACCCCTTCAAACCCGCGTCCAAGTCCTCTCCATGCTCTGCGAGGGGTCGTCCATGGGGTCGATTTCGCGGGTCTGCGATGTCTCCATCAACACCGTTTCCAAGCTTCTGATCGATGCCGGGAAGGCGTGCGCAGTCTTCCACGACGCGACCGTGCAGGGCGTGAAAAGCCGCCGCGTGCAGGTCGATGAAATCTGGTCGTTCACCTACGCGAAGCAGAAGAACGTCCCGCACGCCAAGCGGCAGGATTTGGCCTATGGCGATACATGGACGTGGACCGCGATTGATGCCGAGTCCAAGCTGATTGTCTCTTGGCTCGTTGGTGGCCGCGACAGTGACTATGCGATGGCGTTCATGGACGATCAGCGGTCGCGGCTTGCGAACCGCGTGCAGCTAGCCTCTGACGGCCATCGCGCGTACCTCGAAGCGGTTGAAGGCGCGTTCGGCGGCGACGTTGACTACGCGCAGCTTGTGAAGCTGTACGGCCAAGCGCCGGAGAGCATGAAGGGCCGCTACAGCCCCGCAGAGTGTATTGGAGCGCGCAAAGAGCGGATTGAGGGGAGCCCGGACCCGAAGCATATCAGCACGTCATTCGCGGAACGTCAGAACCTTACAATGCGGATGCAGATACGCCGCTTTACCCGTCTGACCAATACGTTCTCCAAGAAATTCGAGAACCACATGCACATGGTGGCGCTCTACACGGTCTGGTACAACTTCGTGAAGCAGCACAAGACGCTGAAGGGTCTGTCACCCGCTATGGCCGCTGGCGTTAGCGAGACCCTTTGGAGTGTGACCGATCTGGCGAACATGATCGATGCAACGTTACCGAAGTCGGGAAAGCGCGGGCCTTACCGGCAGACCACACAAGGTAGTTTCTTGTGA
- a CDS encoding serine hydrolase domain-containing protein — translation MDATVKDTAAIDGAIDQALAEKRIVGGVVLAMQDGAIVYRRAAGLVDRERAVAMHEDAVFRLASLTKPLVTAAALRMAELGKIALAEPVTRYLPDFRPALPNGEVPVITLRHLLTHTAGLAYRFMQPEGGAYERAGVSDGADVPGLSMDENLKRIARAGLFYPPGEKWEYSVAMDVLGAVLQVVEGQDLEAVVKTYVSAPLDAPSLSFDLTADQRARLVTPYADGKPEPVRIPDHGLRVRFPDGFPVYAGLAGINLVPARVFDKTSFRSGGGGMNGTAGDMLKFVEAIRTGGAPIVSRDTAKAMMTIQTGALPIVNRGPGWAFGYGGSILTDPAAALTPQSAGTFGWGGVWGHTWFIDPARRLSVVSLSNTAFEGMMGRYVRDLRNAVCGVMN, via the coding sequence ATGGATGCGACGGTGAAGGACACGGCCGCAATCGACGGCGCCATCGATCAGGCGCTTGCCGAGAAGCGCATCGTCGGCGGCGTCGTGCTGGCGATGCAGGACGGCGCGATCGTCTATCGCCGGGCTGCCGGACTTGTGGACCGCGAGCGCGCCGTTGCGATGCACGAAGACGCCGTGTTCCGGCTTGCCTCGCTGACCAAGCCGCTGGTCACCGCGGCCGCGCTGCGGATGGCCGAACTGGGCAAGATCGCGCTCGCCGAGCCGGTGACACGCTATCTGCCGGACTTCCGCCCCGCATTGCCGAACGGCGAAGTGCCGGTCATCACGCTGCGCCATCTTCTCACGCATACGGCGGGGCTTGCCTATCGCTTCATGCAGCCTGAGGGTGGCGCCTATGAGCGCGCCGGCGTGTCGGATGGCGCCGATGTGCCGGGTCTTTCGATGGACGAGAACCTGAAGCGCATCGCGCGCGCCGGGCTTTTCTATCCGCCCGGCGAGAAGTGGGAATATTCGGTCGCGATGGACGTCCTCGGTGCCGTGCTGCAGGTCGTGGAGGGACAGGACCTCGAAGCGGTGGTGAAGACGTATGTGAGCGCGCCGCTCGATGCACCGTCGCTCAGCTTTGACCTGACCGCCGACCAGCGCGCGCGCCTCGTGACGCCTTATGCGGACGGCAAGCCCGAGCCCGTGCGCATTCCGGACCATGGGCTACGCGTGCGCTTTCCGGACGGCTTTCCGGTCTATGCGGGGCTCGCGGGCATCAACCTCGTTCCGGCGCGGGTGTTCGACAAGACCTCGTTCCGCTCCGGCGGCGGCGGCATGAACGGGACCGCGGGCGACATGCTGAAATTCGTCGAGGCGATCCGCACCGGTGGCGCGCCGATTGTGTCACGCGACACCGCGAAGGCGATGATGACGATCCAGACCGGCGCGCTGCCGATCGTCAATCGCGGGCCCGGCTGGGCGTTCGGCTATGGCGGCTCGATCCTCACCGATCCGGCGGCGGCGCTCACCCCGCAGTCGGCAGGCACCTTCGGCTGGGGCGGCGTGTGGGGCCACACCTGGTTCATCGATCCGGCGCGGCGGCTGAGCGTCGTATCGCTCAGCAACACTGCCTTCGAGGGCATGATGGGGCGCTATGTGCGAGATTTGCGCAATGCGGTTTGCGGGGTGATGAATTAG
- a CDS encoding FG-GAP-like repeat-containing protein — translation MAAAATTCCRGGAGDDQLHGGPGHDTLSGGAGHDQFFIDGPGDGSDLLADFTPGEDRIVLDHEGFGTGSGSLAAAGVAFALGAAKGAGPAIVYDAHSGDILWDADGGAAGIVIAHVNVDPSPITHAASVTVGSHPAGWLPADAGDFNADGTSDLAWYNAANGNLDLWKLDNGHWSASVNVGSHPGGWQLAGTGDFTGDGTSDIAWYNPASGAIDLWKLADGQWAGSIDVGSHPAGWLPVASGDFNGDGTSDIAWYNAATGNIDIWALADGHWSASSNVGSHPAGWQPLGAGDFNGDGTSDIAWFNPATNNIDIWMLQNGHWSASTDVGAHPAGSRPAGIGDFNGDGTSDILWDNAGSSTAEAWEIAGGHWAASVDLGSHPAGSSVAAIGDFDHNGVSDVMWHDDATNAMTSWLLDAQHQLTAKDFLFA, via the coding sequence ATGGCGGCCGCGGCGACGACATGCTGTCGGGGGGGCGCGGGTGACGATCAACTGCACGGCGGTCCGGGACACGACACGCTTTCCGGCGGCGCTGGCCACGATCAGTTCTTCATCGATGGCCCGGGCGATGGCTCCGATCTGCTGGCGGACTTCACCCCCGGTGAAGATCGGATCGTGCTCGATCATGAGGGCTTTGGCACCGGCAGCGGCTCGCTTGCGGCGGCTGGCGTCGCCTTTGCGCTCGGGGCCGCGAAAGGCGCGGGGCCGGCGATCGTCTACGACGCGCACAGCGGAGACATCCTTTGGGATGCCGACGGCGGCGCGGCAGGCATCGTGATCGCGCATGTCAACGTCGACCCGTCGCCGATCACGCATGCCGCAAGCGTTACTGTTGGGTCGCACCCGGCCGGCTGGCTCCCCGCGGACGCGGGCGACTTCAACGCGGACGGCACCAGCGATCTCGCCTGGTACAACGCGGCGAACGGCAACCTCGACCTCTGGAAGCTCGACAACGGCCATTGGTCCGCGAGCGTCAACGTGGGCTCGCATCCTGGCGGCTGGCAGCTTGCAGGGACCGGCGACTTCACCGGCGACGGAACGAGCGACATCGCCTGGTACAATCCGGCGAGCGGCGCGATCGACCTCTGGAAACTCGCCGACGGCCAGTGGGCGGGCAGCATCGACGTCGGCTCGCACCCGGCCGGCTGGCTGCCTGTCGCGAGCGGCGATTTCAATGGCGACGGCACAAGCGATATCGCGTGGTACAACGCCGCCACCGGCAACATCGACATCTGGGCGCTCGCGGATGGCCACTGGTCCGCCAGCAGCAATGTCGGCTCGCATCCGGCCGGCTGGCAGCCGCTAGGCGCCGGCGACTTCAACGGCGATGGGACAAGCGACATCGCATGGTTCAATCCGGCAACGAACAATATCGACATCTGGATGCTGCAGAACGGCCATTGGTCGGCAAGTACCGACGTTGGCGCGCATCCGGCCGGCTCGCGCCCGGCCGGCATCGGCGACTTCAATGGGGACGGGACGAGCGACATCCTGTGGGATAACGCCGGGAGCAGCACGGCCGAGGCCTGGGAAATCGCAGGCGGCCATTGGGCCGCAAGCGTCGATCTCGGGTCACATCCGGCGGGATCGAGCGTCGCCGCGATCGGCGACTTCGACCACAACGGGGTGAGCGACGTGATGTGGCACGACGATGCGACCAATGCGATGACCAGCTGGCTGCTCGACGCGCAGCATCAGCTCACCGCGAAGGACTTTCTGTTCGCGTAG
- a CDS encoding LLM class flavin-dependent oxidoreductase, whose amino-acid sequence MQIFLFDLLPFDRHFDEFKAGRHMPFPLPGSYFDPETAARSYEQHLAVWEEMDKLGYDGVGLNEHHTTPHGLMNSPNMMAAAGAQRTRKLKFFILGNLLPLHNPLRIAEELAMADCISRGRIMAGFARGVPREYKVYDVPMAESRARFDEALAVILRAWQEDTFTHEGKYWKYKDIAIWPRPYQQPHPPVWIPFTGSKETIECAAAGNFGAAIHHPHRGVVQDMIAYFGKKLSEGGHRISPDQICMMTEAWVADSAAKAVDEYGPYFLYFNNVLWHHGGNPPGQKANPVAAGYVKSSSYDYVRPENASEAVIDREKARALDRPDVEAKVASGELAFGNAKEVTERLIEQAEAVGANKLLINVNFGAMPNDLFMEQVRRFGREVLPKLQAHQVTRIPAMEAVV is encoded by the coding sequence ATGCAAATCTTCCTCTTCGACCTGCTGCCGTTCGATCGCCACTTCGACGAGTTCAAGGCCGGCCGCCACATGCCGTTCCCGCTGCCGGGCTCGTATTTCGACCCCGAAACCGCGGCGCGCTCCTACGAGCAGCATCTCGCGGTGTGGGAGGAGATGGACAAGCTCGGCTACGACGGCGTGGGCCTCAACGAGCATCACACCACGCCGCATGGGCTGATGAACTCGCCCAACATGATGGCGGCGGCTGGCGCGCAGCGTACCAGGAAGCTGAAGTTCTTTATCCTCGGCAACCTGCTGCCGCTGCACAATCCGCTGCGCATCGCCGAGGAGCTCGCGATGGCGGACTGCATTTCGCGCGGCCGCATCATGGCGGGCTTCGCGCGCGGCGTGCCGCGCGAATACAAGGTCTACGACGTGCCGATGGCCGAGTCGCGCGCGCGCTTCGACGAGGCGCTCGCCGTGATCCTGCGTGCCTGGCAGGAAGATACGTTTACGCACGAGGGCAAGTACTGGAAGTACAAGGACATCGCGATCTGGCCGCGTCCCTATCAGCAGCCGCATCCGCCGGTGTGGATTCCATTCACCGGCTCGAAGGAGACGATCGAGTGCGCGGCCGCCGGAAACTTCGGCGCCGCGATCCATCATCCGCATCGCGGCGTGGTGCAGGACATGATCGCCTATTTCGGGAAGAAGCTTTCCGAGGGCGGCCATCGCATCTCGCCGGACCAGATCTGCATGATGACGGAAGCCTGGGTTGCCGACAGCGCCGCCAAGGCGGTCGACGAATACGGGCCGTATTTCCTCTACTTCAACAACGTGCTCTGGCATCACGGCGGCAACCCGCCGGGGCAGAAGGCGAACCCGGTTGCCGCCGGCTATGTGAAGTCCTCGTCCTACGACTACGTGCGGCCCGAGAACGCGAGCGAAGCGGTGATCGACCGTGAGAAGGCGCGCGCGCTCGACCGCCCGGACGTCGAGGCGAAGGTCGCGAGCGGCGAACTTGCGTTCGGTAATGCGAAGGAAGTCACCGAGCGGCTGATCGAACAGGCCGAGGCGGTCGGCGCCAACAAGCTCTTGATCAACGTGAATTTTGGCGCGATGCCCAACGATCTGTTCATGGAGCAGGTTCGTCGCTTCGGCCGCGAGGTGCTGCCGAAGCTGCAAGCACATCAGGTGACGCGGATCCCGGCGATGGAAGCCGTCGTCTGA
- a CDS encoding HlyU family transcriptional regulator → MSFWKSLFGGGSSESEAKASAPVEYNGFTIRAAPYKSEGQYQTAGVITKEIGGVAKEHKFIRADRHASYDDAVEFSLGKARQIVDQQGDRMFGQG, encoded by the coding sequence ATGTCCTTCTGGAAATCCCTGTTCGGCGGCGGTTCGTCCGAAAGCGAGGCGAAGGCGAGCGCGCCGGTCGAGTACAATGGGTTCACCATCCGCGCCGCGCCCTACAAGTCGGAGGGGCAGTACCAGACCGCCGGCGTCATCACCAAGGAGATCGGCGGGGTCGCCAAGGAGCACAAGTTCATCCGCGCCGACCGGCACGCATCCTATGACGATGCGGTGGAATTCTCGCTCGGCAAGGCGCGCCAGATCGTGGACCAGCAGGGCGACCGGATGTTCGGTCAAGGTTGA
- a CDS encoding NADH:flavin oxidoreductase/NADH oxidase: MVGPMLFEPISIRDVTLKNRVVVAPMHQYSAVKGFATDWHLMNVGRYAAGGAGLVFMESTKVERRGCGTIGDLGLWDDAFIPGLKRCVDFIRQHNAVPGIQLGHSGRKARRFRPWEGGAPLKPSPEVDDWDDWELVSSSAVNAPDTDPTPRMLTRDEIPQVVEHWGQAARRAHEAGFDVLDIHGAHGYLIHQFLSPFSNLRNDEYGGSELNRMRFAVEVVESVRAHWPASKPLFLRLSVQDDAGWGPDQSVALAKLVKPKGVDVIDCSSGGMRGSPVVSAGPVSYGYQVPYAERLRRDADIMSMAVGLIVHCDQAEQILQEGRADLIALARELLYNPNWPMDAAQKLGVDVKFESVPSPQAYWLAKRRQQVKELRPSTFATGIKTGAAVGP; the protein is encoded by the coding sequence ATGGTAGGCCCGATGCTGTTCGAACCGATTTCCATTCGCGACGTGACCTTGAAAAATCGCGTCGTAGTCGCGCCGATGCACCAGTATTCGGCCGTGAAGGGCTTTGCGACCGACTGGCACCTGATGAATGTCGGGCGCTATGCGGCGGGCGGCGCCGGCCTCGTGTTCATGGAGTCGACCAAGGTCGAGCGGCGCGGCTGCGGCACGATCGGCGATCTCGGGCTGTGGGACGACGCGTTCATTCCGGGGTTGAAGCGCTGCGTCGACTTCATCCGGCAGCACAACGCGGTGCCGGGCATCCAGCTCGGCCATTCGGGGCGCAAGGCCCGGCGCTTCCGCCCGTGGGAAGGCGGCGCACCGCTGAAGCCCTCGCCCGAGGTGGATGACTGGGACGATTGGGAGCTTGTCTCGTCGAGCGCAGTCAACGCGCCCGACACCGATCCGACCCCGCGCATGCTGACGCGCGACGAAATTCCGCAAGTGGTCGAGCATTGGGGGCAGGCGGCGCGGCGTGCGCATGAGGCTGGCTTCGATGTGCTCGATATCCACGGGGCGCACGGCTACCTGATCCACCAGTTCCTCTCGCCGTTCTCGAATTTGCGCAACGACGAGTATGGCGGCAGCGAACTCAATCGCATGCGTTTCGCCGTCGAAGTGGTCGAGAGCGTGCGCGCGCACTGGCCGGCTTCGAAGCCGCTGTTCCTGCGCCTCTCGGTGCAGGACGATGCCGGCTGGGGACCGGACCAGAGCGTCGCGCTCGCGAAACTCGTGAAGCCGAAGGGTGTCGACGTGATCGACTGCTCCTCCGGCGGGATGCGTGGCTCGCCGGTGGTGAGCGCCGGACCGGTCAGCTACGGCTATCAGGTCCCCTACGCGGAGCGGCTGCGCCGCGATGCCGACATCATGAGCATGGCGGTCGGGCTGATCGTGCATTGCGACCAGGCCGAGCAGATTTTGCAGGAGGGCCGTGCCGATCTCATCGCGCTTGCGCGCGAGCTTCTTTACAATCCGAACTGGCCGATGGACGCCGCGCAGAAGCTCGGCGTCGATGTGAAATTCGAGTCCGTGCCGTCGCCGCAGGCCTACTGGCTCGCCAAGCGACGCCAGCAGGTAAAGGAGCTGCGGCCGTCGACCTTCGCGACCGGGATCAAGACCGGTGCGGCTGTCGGCCCCTGA
- a CDS encoding cytochrome c — protein sequence MRLLALIGFLAIVVGIAALVFFFGGFFNVAATSPEPAPVSWALVKVRMAAVDHYATDRPPAGFDTPEKVQAGAKAYATRGCTNCHGGPGVEWQKFSEGLRPDPPDLTKIVKEREPRHLFWVVKNGINMTGMPSFGATGMEDPEIWSVVAFLKKLPDAKEEDFKKWTQ from the coding sequence ATGCGCTTGCTGGCGTTGATCGGTTTTCTGGCGATTGTCGTTGGGATCGCCGCACTGGTGTTCTTCTTCGGCGGATTCTTCAACGTCGCGGCCACCAGTCCCGAGCCGGCGCCCGTCTCGTGGGCCCTGGTGAAGGTGCGCATGGCTGCGGTCGACCACTATGCGACCGACCGGCCGCCGGCGGGCTTCGACACGCCCGAGAAAGTGCAGGCCGGCGCGAAGGCTTACGCGACACGCGGCTGCACCAATTGCCACGGCGGGCCGGGCGTCGAATGGCAGAAATTCTCCGAGGGGCTGCGGCCCGATCCGCCCGACCTCACCAAGATCGTGAAGGAGCGCGAGCCGCGCCATCTGTTCTGGGTGGTGAAGAACGGCATCAACATGACCGGCATGCCGAGCTTCGGCGCGACCGGCATGGAGGACCCGGAGATCTGGTCGGTGGTGGCGTTCCTGAAGAAGCTGCCTGACGCGAAGGAAGAGGATTTCAAGAAGTGGACGCAGTGA
- a CDS encoding YgiQ family radical SAM protein encodes MSWPRQRAHPGKAAPFLPMSRAEMTALGWDACDIVLVTGDAYVDHPSFGMAIIGRLLEAQGFRVGIIAQPDWHSAEPFKALGKPRVFFGVTGGNMDSMVNRYTADRRLRHDDAYTPGGVGGKRPDRCTLVYAQRCREAFKDVPIVLGGIEASLRRIAHFDYWSEKVRRSVLADAKADLLLYGNAERAVVEVAHRLANGEAPRELDDIRGVALFRRVPENYIELHADDLDSADEGASRQRGATVIRLPSCEQVEEDKEAYARASRVLHREANPGNARPLVQRHGDRDLWLNAPPIPLTSDEMDAVYDLPYARAPHPSYGDAKIPAWDMIKFSVTIMRGCFGGCTFCSITEHEGRIIQNRSEGSILREIERIRDKTPGFTGVISDIGGPTANMYRMACKDPKVEAACRLPSCVFPKICPNLNTSHDELIRLYRKVRETKGIKKVTVASGVRYDLAVESPEYIEELVTHHVGGYLKIAPEHTERGPLDKMMKPGIGTYNRFKQMFDAAAQKAGKKYYLIPYFIAAHPGTTDEDMMNLALWLKKNRYRADQVQTFLPSPMATATAMYHSGVNPLRGVRRGASEKVEAIRGLRQRRLHKAFLRYHDPDNWPLLREALKAMGRADLIGLRPDQLVPFHQPPGTGKAAGTRRPISDGGRKMQRFTTKGVPIRN; translated from the coding sequence ATGTCCTGGCCGCGCCAGCGGGCGCATCCCGGCAAGGCGGCGCCGTTCCTGCCGATGAGCCGCGCCGAGATGACGGCGCTCGGCTGGGATGCCTGCGACATCGTGCTGGTGACGGGCGACGCCTATGTCGACCATCCCAGCTTCGGCATGGCGATCATCGGCCGGCTGCTCGAAGCACAGGGGTTCCGCGTCGGCATCATCGCCCAGCCTGACTGGCACTCGGCCGAGCCGTTCAAGGCGCTCGGCAAGCCGCGCGTCTTCTTCGGCGTCACCGGCGGCAATATGGATTCGATGGTCAACCGCTACACGGCGGATCGACGTCTGCGCCACGACGACGCCTATACGCCGGGTGGCGTGGGCGGCAAGCGGCCGGATCGCTGCACACTCGTGTATGCGCAGCGCTGCCGCGAGGCGTTCAAGGATGTTCCCATTGTGCTCGGCGGCATCGAGGCGTCGCTGCGCCGCATCGCGCATTTCGACTACTGGTCCGAGAAGGTGCGCCGTTCGGTTCTGGCCGACGCGAAGGCGGACTTGCTGCTCTATGGCAACGCCGAACGTGCCGTCGTCGAGGTGGCACACAGGCTCGCTAACGGCGAAGCGCCCCGCGAGCTTGATGACATTCGCGGCGTTGCGCTGTTCCGCCGCGTGCCCGAGAACTACATTGAGCTTCACGCCGACGATCTCGATTCCGCGGACGAGGGCGCGAGCCGTCAGCGCGGCGCTACGGTGATCCGGCTGCCGTCCTGCGAGCAGGTCGAGGAAGACAAGGAAGCGTATGCCCGCGCCTCACGCGTGCTGCATCGCGAGGCCAATCCGGGCAATGCGCGCCCGCTCGTACAGCGTCACGGTGATCGCGACCTGTGGCTCAACGCGCCGCCGATTCCGCTGACCTCCGACGAGATGGACGCGGTCTACGACCTGCCTTACGCGCGCGCGCCGCATCCGTCCTATGGCGATGCGAAGATTCCGGCCTGGGACATGATCAAGTTCTCGGTGACGATCATGCGCGGCTGCTTCGGCGGCTGCACATTCTGCTCGATCACCGAGCACGAAGGCCGCATCATCCAGAACCGTTCAGAAGGCTCGATCCTGCGCGAGATCGAGCGCATCCGTGACAAGACGCCGGGCTTCACCGGCGTGATCTCCGACATCGGCGGGCCGACCGCCAATATGTATCGTATGGCGTGCAAGGATCCGAAGGTCGAGGCCGCATGCCGGCTGCCGTCCTGCGTCTTCCCCAAGATTTGCCCCAACCTGAACACCTCCCATGACGAATTGATCCGCCTCTATCGCAAGGTGCGCGAAACCAAAGGCATCAAGAAGGTGACGGTCGCGTCCGGCGTGCGCTACGACCTCGCCGTCGAAAGCCCGGAATACATCGAAGAGCTCGTCACGCATCACGTCGGCGGCTACCTGAAGATCGCGCCAGAACACACCGAGCGGGGCCCGCTCGACAAGATGATGAAACCGGGCATCGGCACCTACAATCGCTTCAAACAGATGTTCGACGCCGCCGCGCAGAAGGCCGGCAAGAAGTATTATCTGATCCCGTATTTCATCGCGGCGCATCCGGGCACGACCGACGAGGACATGATGAACCTCGCGCTGTGGCTCAAGAAGAACCGCTATCGCGCCGACCAAGTACAGACCTTCCTGCCGTCACCGATGGCGACCGCGACTGCGATGTACCACTCGGGCGTCAATCCCCTGCGTGGCGTGCGCCGTGGCGCGAGCGAGAAGGTCGAGGCGATCAGGGGATTGCGGCAGCGCCGGTTGCACAAGGCGTTCCTGCGCTATCACGACCCCGACAACTGGCCGCTGCTGCGCGAGGCGCTAAAGGCCATGGGCCGCGCCGATCTGATCGGCTTGCGCCCCGACCAGCTCGTGCCGTTCCACCAGCCGCCCGGCACCGGCAAGGCCGCCGGCACGCGGCGCCCGATCAGCGACGGCGGCCGCAAGATGCAGCGCTTCACCACCAAGGGCGTGCCGATCCGCAATTAG
- a CDS encoding acyl-CoA thioesterase has protein sequence MADATASEARRTESPEPRGVLTVRVSAMPADTNANGDIFGGWVLSRMDQAGGIAAVERAQGRVVTIALDAMTFIRPVRVGDVLEVYTEVESIGRTSMKVHVEAWARRFRIRVHEKVTDATFTFVAIGDDGRPRPIPR, from the coding sequence ATGGCGGACGCAACCGCAAGCGAGGCGCGGCGCACCGAGAGCCCCGAGCCGCGCGGCGTGCTCACCGTGCGGGTGTCGGCGATGCCGGCCGACACCAACGCGAACGGCGACATCTTCGGCGGCTGGGTGCTGTCGCGCATGGACCAGGCCGGCGGCATCGCGGCGGTGGAACGCGCGCAGGGGCGCGTGGTGACAATCGCACTCGACGCCATGACCTTCATCCGGCCGGTACGCGTCGGCGACGTATTGGAGGTCTACACCGAAGTGGAGAGCATCGGCCGCACCTCGATGAAGGTGCATGTCGAGGCCTGGGCGCGGCGCTTCCGGATCAGGGTCCACGAGAAGGTGACGGACGCGACCTTCACCTTCGTGGCGATCGGCGATGACGGACGACCAAGGCCGATCCCGAGATAG
- a CDS encoding S8 family serine peptidase — translation MIDKIGIDGDAGEIAPEAAAAGDTPSANSNPLRSLEWYLDGRSAGSNAAGANIEAVSTEYTGHGVVIGLVDEGFDITNPDLAGRFDLNLSYDPRDPAHSVITPDSPSATHGTWVAGVVGAAGNNGYGTVGVASGATLAGFYARFGTGGSSRAEIADLLAHQVSVDVSNNSWGYATAFSDNFQNASWTPIADALHLGVTQGRDGLGTVYVFAAGNDRQYVAGSSTLDGDNTNAHNLTNSRFEITVAASTQDGHIAPFSTPGASILVTAPGDSILTTSPDNGDGDRSNDFIFVNGTSFAAPIVSGVIAMMLEANPGLGYRDVQEILALSAHQIDPASASWSVNGATDWNGGGHMVSHDFGFGLVDAHAAVRLAETWSGVHTAANEASFEVTGATVAAPSGFAPGGYTATVSSDFQNFSVEWVEVNLSLVHTELGDLKIHLISPDGTDSVLLDHPAGGTNATGDLSFTFSTDHAWGESPAGTWKLVVEDTGKTGGSVASWTLQVHGDYQTDDSTYYYTNDFAALSGDRSTLSDASGNDTINAAAVTGALSIDLTPGATSMIDGRSVMIAAGTVIENAYGGDGNDTIVGNAADNTLYGGRGDDMLSGGRG, via the coding sequence ATGATCGACAAGATCGGTATCGATGGCGATGCGGGCGAGATTGCGCCTGAGGCGGCTGCGGCGGGAGACACGCCCTCAGCCAATTCCAATCCGCTGCGGTCGCTCGAATGGTATCTCGACGGCCGCTCGGCGGGATCGAACGCGGCCGGCGCGAACATTGAAGCGGTTTCGACCGAATACACCGGACATGGTGTCGTCATCGGTCTCGTCGACGAAGGCTTCGACATCACCAATCCCGACCTCGCGGGACGCTTCGATCTCAACCTGAGTTACGATCCGCGCGACCCTGCGCATAGCGTGATCACGCCGGACTCGCCCTCGGCGACGCACGGCACCTGGGTTGCGGGAGTCGTGGGGGCCGCGGGCAACAACGGCTACGGCACGGTCGGCGTCGCATCGGGCGCGACGCTGGCCGGCTTCTACGCGCGCTTCGGAACGGGCGGCTCGTCGCGCGCCGAAATCGCCGACCTGCTCGCGCATCAGGTGAGCGTAGACGTCTCCAACAACAGCTGGGGCTACGCGACGGCGTTCTCCGACAACTTCCAGAACGCGAGTTGGACGCCCATCGCGGACGCGCTCCATCTCGGCGTCACGCAGGGCCGCGACGGTCTCGGCACCGTCTATGTGTTCGCCGCGGGCAACGACCGGCAATACGTCGCTGGTTCGAGCACGCTCGATGGCGACAACACCAACGCCCACAATCTGACCAACAGCCGCTTCGAGATCACCGTCGCCGCCTCGACGCAGGACGGCCACATTGCGCCCTTCAGCACGCCGGGGGCTTCGATCCTGGTGACGGCGCCGGGCGACTCGATCCTGACCACCAGCCCCGACAATGGCGATGGCGACCGCAGCAACGACTTCATCTTCGTCAACGGAACGTCGTTCGCAGCGCCGATCGTCTCGGGTGTGATCGCGATGATGCTCGAGGCCAATCCCGGCCTCGGCTATCGCGACGTGCAGGAGATCCTGGCGCTCTCGGCGCACCAGATCGATCCGGCGTCGGCAAGCTGGAGCGTCAACGGCGCGACCGACTGGAACGGCGGCGGACACATGGTCAGCCACGATTTCGGTTTCGGTCTTGTCGATGCGCATGCGGCCGTGCGCCTCGCCGAAACCTGGAGCGGCGTGCACACCGCGGCGAACGAAGCCTCGTTCGAGGTGACAGGCGCAACCGTTGCGGCGCCGTCCGGCTTCGCGCCCGGCGGCTACACCGCAACCGTGTCGTCCGACTTTCAGAATTTCTCGGTGGAATGGGTCGAGGTCAATCTTTCGCTCGTCCACACCGAGCTCGGCGATCTGAAGATCCACCTGATCAGCCCGGATGGGACCGACAGCGTGCTGCTCGATCATCCGGCCGGTGGCACCAACGCGACCGGCGACCTCAGTTTCACCTTCTCGACCGACCATGCCTGGGGCGAGTCGCCTGCCGGTACGTGGAAGCTTGTCGTCGAAGATACCGGCAAGACCGGAGGCTCGGTCGCGTCATGGACGCTGCAGGTCCACGGCGACTATCAGACCGACGATTCGACCTACTACTACACCAACGACTTCGCCGCGCTCTCGGGCGACCGGTCGACGCTCTCCGACGCGAGCGGCAACGACACGATCAACGCTGCGGCCGTCACCGGCGCGCTCTCGATCGATCTGACGCCCGGCGCAACCTCGATGATCGACGGCCGCAGCGTGATGATTGCTGCCGGCACCGTGATCGAGAACGCCTATGGCGGTGACGGCAACGACACCATTGTGGGGAACGCGGCCGACAACACCCTCTATGGCGGCCGCGGCGACGACATGCTGTCGGGGGGGCGCGGGTGA